One window of Saprospiraceae bacterium genomic DNA carries:
- a CDS encoding acyl-CoA dehydrogenase family protein: MTSKTKGLDRYEGHDYYQIDELLSEEHLLARQAVREWVKQEVSPIIEEYSNKAECPQHLFKGLAEIGAFGPSLPREYGGGGMDEIAYGVIMQELERGDSGVRSMASVQGSLVMFPIYKFGSEALRKKYLPKLGSGEFIGCFGLTEPDFGSNPAGMISTVKDDGDSYILNGSKMWITNSPVADLAVVWAKNEAGEILGMVVEKDSKGYSAPEIHGKWSLRASITGELVFEDVRVPKSNVFPEVKGLKGPLSCLSKARYGIAWGALGAALDCYDTALRYAKERIQFGKPLAAFQLTQKKLAEMITEITKAQLMAWRLGVLANNGKASPAQISMAKRNNVHTALVIAREARQILGGMGITNEYPIMRHMMNLETVLTYEGTHDIHLLITGMDITGINAFEN; encoded by the coding sequence ATGACATCAAAAACCAAAGGATTGGATCGTTACGAAGGTCATGATTATTACCAGATCGACGAATTGCTCAGTGAAGAACATTTATTGGCCCGCCAAGCGGTCCGGGAATGGGTAAAGCAAGAGGTAAGTCCAATCATTGAAGAATACAGCAATAAAGCAGAATGCCCACAGCATTTGTTTAAGGGATTGGCTGAAATTGGTGCCTTTGGGCCCAGTCTTCCCCGCGAATACGGGGGTGGTGGCATGGATGAAATTGCATATGGGGTTATCATGCAAGAATTAGAACGGGGAGATTCTGGAGTGCGGTCAATGGCTTCGGTGCAAGGATCCCTGGTCATGTTTCCAATTTATAAGTTTGGCTCTGAGGCCCTTCGGAAAAAATACCTTCCCAAACTGGGTTCTGGTGAATTTATTGGTTGTTTTGGACTTACAGAACCTGATTTTGGCTCCAACCCCGCTGGAATGATTAGTACCGTTAAGGATGATGGCGATAGTTATATACTTAATGGTTCGAAAATGTGGATCACCAATTCCCCGGTTGCGGATCTTGCAGTAGTTTGGGCTAAAAATGAAGCTGGAGAAATTCTTGGAATGGTCGTTGAAAAAGACTCCAAAGGATATTCAGCACCTGAAATCCACGGGAAATGGTCTTTACGTGCTTCCATAACCGGAGAATTGGTCTTTGAAGATGTACGGGTACCCAAATCAAATGTGTTTCCAGAAGTAAAAGGTCTAAAAGGTCCACTGTCCTGTCTTTCTAAGGCGCGTTATGGAATTGCATGGGGCGCATTGGGAGCAGCGTTGGATTGTTACGATACAGCCCTTCGCTATGCCAAAGAACGGATTCAATTTGGCAAACCGCTTGCTGCCTTTCAATTGACTCAGAAAAAATTGGCTGAAATGATTACTGAAATTACCAAAGCCCAGCTCATGGCCTGGAGATTGGGTGTATTGGCCAATAATGGTAAAGCCAGTCCTGCACAAATTTCTATGGCTAAAAGAAACAATGTCCATACCGCTTTGGTTATTGCAAGGGAAGCTCGTCAAATCTTAGGAGGAATGGGAATAACCAATGAATATCCTATAATGCGTCACATGATGAATCTTGAAACCGTTTTAACATATGAAGGGACTCATGACATTCATTTGTTAATTACCGGAATGGATATTACTGGAATTAATGCATTTGAAAATTAA
- a CDS encoding OmpA family protein gives METTLHFSDYKLCKLFACVCIVIFCCTQVGFTQVQNTNDIFLQNGSFEGIPKCCEPPNGWIDCGFKGETPPDVQPALDDKNQPFFSVTKSAFHGNTYLGMVVRENDTYERVSQRLIKPLLKGTCYSFSIMLCRSSTYLSASNKNEPTNLKQYTTPVILRIWGGEAFCNQKQLLAESPLIDNTDWKKFEFELEAKYDLQYLELEAFYKTPVLFPYNGNILLDNASHLTVIPCPTDPAYDKYKKERDATKSKNTVTVAKPKENAKTKTTNGNGTTAKPKERILKYLDNSKLSVGQVMKIEKLYFETDSARFKSESNTVLDELYEYLNKNKKIRIEIGGHTNNKCAEKYCERLSLLRAEAVKEYLVTKGIDTKRINCKGYGGKNPVASNSTKEGRALNQRVEIKILSIAG, from the coding sequence TTGGAAACTACTTTACATTTTTCAGATTATAAATTATGCAAGCTTTTTGCTTGTGTTTGTATAGTGATCTTTTGCTGCACTCAAGTTGGATTTACTCAGGTTCAAAATACCAATGACATCTTTCTTCAAAATGGATCTTTTGAGGGAATTCCTAAATGTTGTGAACCCCCGAATGGATGGATTGATTGTGGATTTAAAGGGGAAACCCCACCCGATGTGCAACCTGCTCTGGATGATAAAAATCAACCCTTCTTTAGCGTTACGAAATCAGCTTTTCATGGAAATACCTATCTCGGGATGGTGGTCCGTGAAAATGATACCTACGAACGCGTATCTCAGCGATTGATAAAACCCCTACTTAAAGGGACTTGCTATTCTTTTAGCATCATGCTGTGCAGATCGAGTACGTATCTGAGTGCTTCCAATAAAAATGAGCCCACCAATTTAAAACAATATACAACTCCGGTGATTTTAAGAATTTGGGGGGGTGAAGCATTTTGCAATCAGAAACAATTGTTGGCTGAATCTCCTTTAATTGATAATACAGACTGGAAAAAGTTTGAATTTGAATTGGAAGCAAAATACGATTTACAGTATCTTGAATTGGAAGCCTTTTACAAAACACCTGTACTGTTTCCATACAATGGAAATATTTTGTTGGATAATGCGTCTCATTTAACGGTCATACCCTGTCCAACAGATCCGGCATATGATAAATACAAAAAAGAACGCGACGCGACGAAATCAAAAAATACGGTAACGGTTGCAAAGCCCAAAGAAAACGCTAAAACTAAAACCACCAATGGAAACGGGACGACCGCCAAACCAAAAGAACGTATTTTAAAATACCTGGATAATAGCAAATTGAGTGTTGGTCAAGTAATGAAAATCGAAAAATTGTATTTTGAAACGGATTCAGCCAGATTTAAGTCCGAATCAAATACTGTACTGGATGAATTATACGAATACCTCAATAAAAATAAAAAAATCCGGATTGAAATTGGGGGCCATACCAATAATAAATGCGCTGAAAAATATTGTGAACGCTTATCCTTGTTACGTGCGGAAGCAGTAAAAGAATATCTGGTAACAAAAGGCATTGATACCAAACGAATTAATTGCAAAGGATATGGTGGAAAAAATCCGGTTGCATCCAATTCAACAAAAGAAGGTCGGGCATTAAATCAACGCGTAGAGATTAAGATCCTGAGTATCGCAGGCTAA
- a CDS encoding dihydroneopterin aldolase, whose amino-acid sequence MKKISLVLEGMRFFGHYGYYPEERMLLTELKMDLRLDFKIPDKELLNLDDSLNYETIYTLIQSEMKQPEALLENIAKRVLQTVKRFDSRVENCQLTLYKQVQLGGAIQNVALKFED is encoded by the coding sequence ATGAAAAAAATTAGCCTGGTTTTAGAAGGAATGCGCTTTTTCGGTCATTATGGATATTATCCCGAAGAACGAATGCTTTTGACAGAATTAAAAATGGACCTTAGACTGGATTTTAAAATTCCCGATAAAGAGCTCTTAAATTTGGATGACAGCCTCAATTATGAAACAATCTATACGCTGATACAATCTGAAATGAAACAACCTGAAGCCTTATTGGAAAATATTGCAAAGCGGGTTCTTCAGACCGTTAAACGTTTTGATTCACGCGTTGAAAATTGCCAACTAACGCTCTATAAACAAGTTCAATTGGGTGGAGCTATTCAAAACGTCGCATTGAAATTTGAAGATTAA
- the recO gene encoding DNA repair protein RecO translates to MLQTEGIVFRTTRFRESSLIMDIYTAEKGLQCFIANGVFSKSNQRLASLFQLMNVLDLLVYYNEQKEIHRIKEVSPAILYQRIPFDIKRSAIGTFILEVCRKSISGHQTNPELFQFIKNCYQQLDYEQQISPQFAIDFLLDLSSFLGFSPLDNYSETANSLDLLNGSFCPFELSNKYAVNPEDSQLLFLLIQKKTGTDSFKTLEQRRRILDLLLFYFKLHLEHFKDIKSIEVFKGIF, encoded by the coding sequence ATGTTGCAAACTGAAGGCATCGTTTTTCGCACAACCCGCTTCCGCGAAAGCAGCCTGATCATGGATATCTATACTGCTGAAAAAGGATTGCAATGTTTTATTGCCAATGGGGTTTTTTCAAAATCAAATCAACGATTGGCTTCCTTATTTCAGTTGATGAATGTATTAGATCTCTTGGTTTATTACAATGAACAAAAAGAAATTCATCGAATTAAAGAAGTGAGTCCTGCGATACTTTATCAACGCATCCCATTTGATATAAAACGTTCTGCCATTGGCACTTTTATCCTTGAGGTTTGTCGAAAATCAATCAGCGGACACCAAACCAATCCAGAATTATTTCAATTTATTAAAAATTGTTATCAGCAATTGGATTATGAGCAGCAAATAAGTCCTCAATTTGCTATCGATTTTTTATTGGATTTATCATCTTTTCTGGGATTTAGTCCATTAGATAATTATTCTGAAACTGCAAATTCTTTAGATTTATTAAATGGTTCATTTTGTCCATTTGAGTTATCCAACAAATATGCTGTGAATCCTGAAGACAGCCAGTTACTTTTTTTATTAATCCAAAAAAAGACAGGTACTGACTCCTTCAAAACCTTAGAACAACGAAGACGCATCCTTGATTTATTATTGTTCTATTTTAAGTTACATTTAGAACATTTTAAAGATATAAAATCGATTGAAGTTTTTAAAGGGATCTTTTAA